From the Astatotilapia calliptera chromosome 6, fAstCal1.2, whole genome shotgun sequence genome, one window contains:
- the LOC113024578 gene encoding uncharacterized protein LOC113024578 isoform X1 — MFYQVENTSYGWRYHDRHPTIQMFWEVFDELTEEQRKDFLRSGRCGPPAGLRPPCDTNEEAAIQQLLHEQRVLHCSGCRVQTGLSLLTPCTGSVLQQLGGRQRLVQSVCSRRSGLSGRRGCQFATFNLCSVLSLAARSAPSSAGLWWFNSSTYCSKLQPHALLTLQYACWVWLIVPALVLSLVNSFVIFLYYLSF, encoded by the exons atgttctatcaggttgag aACACAAGTTATGGTTGGAGATATCATGACCGCCACCCCACCATACAGATGTTTTGGGAGGTATTTGATGAACTAACTGAAGAGCAGAGGAAAGATTTCCTTC GAAGTGGGAGGTGTGGTCCACCTGCTGGTCTCCGCCCTCCCTGCGACACAAATGAGGAGGCTGCCATTCAACAGCTGCTACATGAGCAACGAGTCCTTCACTGCTctgg CTGCCGTGTGCAGACGGGGCTGTCTCTCCTCACTCCGTGCACTGGATCTGTCCTACAACAGCTTGGTGGGAGACAACGGTTGGTGCAGTCTGTTTGCAGCAGGAGGTCTGGGCTCTCTGGAAGACGTGGATGTCAGTTTGCGACCTTCAACCTCTGCTCCGTGCTCAGCCTGGCTGCCCGCTCTGCTCCGAGCTCTGCTGGCCTCTGGTGGTTTAACTCGTCAACTTATTGCAGCAAATTACAACCTCATGCACTCCTGACCCTTCAATATGCCTGCTGGGTGTGGCTTATCGTTCCAGCCTTAGTGCTTTCATTAGTAAACAGCTTTGTTATCTTTCTTTATTATCTCTCTTTTTGA
- the LOC113024578 gene encoding leucine-rich repeat-containing protein 31-like isoform X2: MFYQVENTSYGWRYHDRHPTIQMFWEVFDELTEEQRKDFLLQVLPSLTALTELDVSSNKEVGGVVHLLVSALPATQMRRLPFNSCYMSNESFTALAAVCRRGCLSSLRALDLSYNSLVGDNGWCSLFAAGGLGSLEDVDVSLRPSTSAPCSAWLPALLRALLASGGLTRQLIAANYNLMHS; encoded by the exons atgttctatcaggttgag aACACAAGTTATGGTTGGAGATATCATGACCGCCACCCCACCATACAGATGTTTTGGGAGGTATTTGATGAACTAACTGAAGAGCAGAGGAAAGATTTCCTTC TCCAGGTGCTGCCCTCTCTCACTGCACTGACCGAGCTTGATGTGTCATCCAATAAGGAAGTGGGAGGTGTGGTCCACCTGCTGGTCTCCGCCCTCCCTGCGACACAAATGAGGAGGCTGCCATTCAACAGCTGCTACATGAGCAACGAGTCCTTCACTGCTctgg CTGCCGTGTGCAGACGGGGCTGTCTCTCCTCACTCCGTGCACTGGATCTGTCCTACAACAGCTTGGTGGGAGACAACGGTTGGTGCAGTCTGTTTGCAGCAGGAGGTCTGGGCTCTCTGGAAGACGTGGATGTCAGTTTGCGACCTTCAACCTCTGCTCCGTGCTCAGCCTGGCTGCCCGCTCTGCTCCGAGCTCTGCTGGCCTCTGGTGGTTTAACTCGTCAACTTATTGCAGCAAATTACAACCTCATGCACTCCTGA